A stretch of the Enoplosus armatus isolate fEnoArm2 chromosome 13, fEnoArm2.hap1, whole genome shotgun sequence genome encodes the following:
- the hnrnpl gene encoding heterogeneous nuclear ribonucleoprotein L isoform X2 gives MTTESYDDPHKPLPSPVVHIRGLVDGIMEADLVEALQEFGAISYVVMMPKKRQALVEYEDMNGSCNAVTYAAENQVYIAGHPAFINYSTSQKISRPGDSDDTRSVNNVLLLTIINPIYPITTDVLYTICNNCGPVQRIVIFRKNGVQAMVEFDSVQSAQRAKASLNGADIYSGCCTLKIEYAKPARLNVFKNDQDTWDYTNPNLSGQDPNANPNKRQRQPALLGDHPPDYGGYHSYNEDSYGPPPPHRMGPGIGGRGRGSQRYGPGYGPPPPEYGPHADSPVLMVYGLEPSKINADKVFNIFCLYGNVERIKFMKSKPGAAMVEMGDCYSVDRAITHLNNNFLFGQKLNVCVSKQQAIVPGQCYQLEDNTSSFKDFHGSRNNRFTSPEQAAKNRIQHPSNVLHFFNAQPDISVEIFNQVCDELGIKSPASVKLFTGKIVLCGTTGERSSSGLLEWESINDAMEALAMMNHFQMKNPSGPYPYTLKLCFSTTHHAN, from the exons ATGACAACG GAGAGCTACGATGACCCTCATAAACCGCTACCCTCCCCGGTGGTGCACATCAGGGGCTTGGTGGACGGCATCATGGAGGCTGACCTGGTGGAGGCCCTGCAGGAGTTTGGGGCCATAAG ttATGTGGTTATGATGCCCAAGAAGCGCCAGGCCCTGGTAGAGTATGAGGACATGAATGGCTCTTGCAATGCTGTTACATATGCAGCAGAGAACCAGGTTTACATTGCAGGCCACCCTGCCTTCATCAATTACTCCACCAGCCAAAAGATCTCCCGGCCAGGAGACTCAGACGACACCCGGAGCGTCAACAATGTGCTGCTGCTCACCATCATAAACCCCATCTATCCTATCACCACG GATGTGCTCTACACCATTTGTAACAACTGTGGTCCCGTACAGAGGATCGTCATCTTCAGAAAGAATGGCGTTCAGGCCATGGTCGA ATTTGATTCGGTCCAAAGTGCCCAGAGGGCCAAAGCCTCTCTGAATGGGGCAGACATCTATTCTGGCTGCTGCACTCTAAAGATTGAATATGCCAAG CCAGCACGCCTTAATGTCTTCAAGAACGACCAGGACACGTGGGACTATACAAACCCCAACCTCAGTGGCCAAG ATCCCAATGCCAATCCCAACAAACGCCAGAGACAGCCCGCTCTTTTGGGAGATCACCCGCCTGATTATG GAGGTTATCATAGCTACAATGAGGACAGCTATggtccccctcctccccaccgcATGGGGCCAGGCATAGGTGGGCGTGGTCGCGGTAGCCAGCGCTATGGCCCTGGTTATggaccaccacctcctgagtACGGTCCTCACGCTGACTCCCCGGTTCTTATGGTATATGGCCTTGAGCCCTCTAAGATCAACGCTGACAAAGTCTTTAACATCTTCTGCCTCTACGGCAACGTAGAGAGG ATTAAATTCATGAAGAGTAAGCCTGGAGCAGCAATGGTGGAGATGGGAGACTGTTACTCTGTGGATAGGGCCATCACTCACCTCAACAATAACTTCCTTTTCGGACAGAAACTCAATGTTTG TGTGTCCAAGCAGCAGGCTATTGTGCCAGGACAGTGCTACCAGCTAGAGGACAACACCAGCAGCTTCAAAGATTTCCACGGATCTCGCAACAACCGCTTCACCTCCCCAGAGCAGGCGGCCAAGAACCGAATCCAGCACCCCAGCAACGTCCTGCACTTCTTTAACGCACAGCCCGACATCTCCGTAGAGATATTCAACCAG GTCTGCGATGAACTGGGAATTAAGAGTCCCGCAAGTGTGAAACTTTTCACTGGAAAGA TCGTCTTGTGTGGCACAACAGGTGAGCGAAGTTCATCTGGCCTTCTGGAGTGGGAATCCATCAATGATGCCATGGAAGCCCTAGCTATGATGAACCATTTCCAGATGAAAAACCCCA GTGGGCCTTACCCTTACACATTGAAGCTGTGTTTCTCAACCACACACCACGCCAACTAA
- the hnrnpl gene encoding heterogeneous nuclear ribonucleoprotein L isoform X1 produces MTTESYDDPHKPLPSPVVHIRGLVDGIMEADLVEALQEFGAISYVVMMPKKRQALVEYEDMNGSCNAVTYAAENQVYIAGHPAFINYSTSQKISRPGDSDDTRSVNNVLLLTIINPIYPITTDVLYTICNNCGPVQRIVIFRKNGVQAMVEFDSVQSAQRAKASLNGADIYSGCCTLKIEYAKPARLNVFKNDQDTWDYTNPNLSGQGDPNANPNKRQRQPALLGDHPPDYGGPQGGYHSYNEDSYGPPPPHRMGPGIGGRGRGSQRYGPGYGPPPPEYGPHADSPVLMVYGLEPSKINADKVFNIFCLYGNVERIKFMKSKPGAAMVEMGDCYSVDRAITHLNNNFLFGQKLNVCVSKQQAIVPGQCYQLEDNTSSFKDFHGSRNNRFTSPEQAAKNRIQHPSNVLHFFNAQPDISVEIFNQVCDELGIKSPASVKLFTGKSERSSSGLLEWESINDAMEALAMMNHFQMKNPSGPYPYTLKLCFSTTHHAN; encoded by the exons ATGACAACG GAGAGCTACGATGACCCTCATAAACCGCTACCCTCCCCGGTGGTGCACATCAGGGGCTTGGTGGACGGCATCATGGAGGCTGACCTGGTGGAGGCCCTGCAGGAGTTTGGGGCCATAAG ttATGTGGTTATGATGCCCAAGAAGCGCCAGGCCCTGGTAGAGTATGAGGACATGAATGGCTCTTGCAATGCTGTTACATATGCAGCAGAGAACCAGGTTTACATTGCAGGCCACCCTGCCTTCATCAATTACTCCACCAGCCAAAAGATCTCCCGGCCAGGAGACTCAGACGACACCCGGAGCGTCAACAATGTGCTGCTGCTCACCATCATAAACCCCATCTATCCTATCACCACG GATGTGCTCTACACCATTTGTAACAACTGTGGTCCCGTACAGAGGATCGTCATCTTCAGAAAGAATGGCGTTCAGGCCATGGTCGA ATTTGATTCGGTCCAAAGTGCCCAGAGGGCCAAAGCCTCTCTGAATGGGGCAGACATCTATTCTGGCTGCTGCACTCTAAAGATTGAATATGCCAAG CCAGCACGCCTTAATGTCTTCAAGAACGACCAGGACACGTGGGACTATACAAACCCCAACCTCAGTGGCCAAG GAG ATCCCAATGCCAATCCCAACAAACGCCAGAGACAGCCCGCTCTTTTGGGAGATCACCCGCCTGATTATG GTGGCCCTCAAGGAGGTTATCATAGCTACAATGAGGACAGCTATggtccccctcctccccaccgcATGGGGCCAGGCATAGGTGGGCGTGGTCGCGGTAGCCAGCGCTATGGCCCTGGTTATggaccaccacctcctgagtACGGTCCTCACGCTGACTCCCCGGTTCTTATGGTATATGGCCTTGAGCCCTCTAAGATCAACGCTGACAAAGTCTTTAACATCTTCTGCCTCTACGGCAACGTAGAGAGG ATTAAATTCATGAAGAGTAAGCCTGGAGCAGCAATGGTGGAGATGGGAGACTGTTACTCTGTGGATAGGGCCATCACTCACCTCAACAATAACTTCCTTTTCGGACAGAAACTCAATGTTTG TGTGTCCAAGCAGCAGGCTATTGTGCCAGGACAGTGCTACCAGCTAGAGGACAACACCAGCAGCTTCAAAGATTTCCACGGATCTCGCAACAACCGCTTCACCTCCCCAGAGCAGGCGGCCAAGAACCGAATCCAGCACCCCAGCAACGTCCTGCACTTCTTTAACGCACAGCCCGACATCTCCGTAGAGATATTCAACCAG GTCTGCGATGAACTGGGAATTAAGAGTCCCGCAAGTGTGAAACTTTTCACTGGAAAGA GTGAGCGAAGTTCATCTGGCCTTCTGGAGTGGGAATCCATCAATGATGCCATGGAAGCCCTAGCTATGATGAACCATTTCCAGATGAAAAACCCCA GTGGGCCTTACCCTTACACATTGAAGCTGTGTTTCTCAACCACACACCACGCCAACTAA
- the hnrnpl gene encoding heterogeneous nuclear ribonucleoprotein L isoform X3, translating to MTTESYDDPHKPLPSPVVHIRGLVDGIMEADLVEALQEFGAISYVVMMPKKRQALVEYEDMNGSCNAVTYAAENQVYIAGHPAFINYSTSQKISRPGDSDDTRSVNNVLLLTIINPIYPITTDVLYTICNNCGPVQRIVIFRKNGVQAMVEFDSVQSAQRAKASLNGADIYSGCCTLKIEYAKPARLNVFKNDQDTWDYTNPNLSGQGGYHSYNEDSYGPPPPHRMGPGIGGRGRGSQRYGPGYGPPPPEYGPHADSPVLMVYGLEPSKINADKVFNIFCLYGNVERIKFMKSKPGAAMVEMGDCYSVDRAITHLNNNFLFGQKLNVCVSKQQAIVPGQCYQLEDNTSSFKDFHGSRNNRFTSPEQAAKNRIQHPSNVLHFFNAQPDISVEIFNQVCDELGIKSPASVKLFTGKIVLCGTTGERSSSGLLEWESINDAMEALAMMNHFQMKNPSGPYPYTLKLCFSTTHHAN from the exons ATGACAACG GAGAGCTACGATGACCCTCATAAACCGCTACCCTCCCCGGTGGTGCACATCAGGGGCTTGGTGGACGGCATCATGGAGGCTGACCTGGTGGAGGCCCTGCAGGAGTTTGGGGCCATAAG ttATGTGGTTATGATGCCCAAGAAGCGCCAGGCCCTGGTAGAGTATGAGGACATGAATGGCTCTTGCAATGCTGTTACATATGCAGCAGAGAACCAGGTTTACATTGCAGGCCACCCTGCCTTCATCAATTACTCCACCAGCCAAAAGATCTCCCGGCCAGGAGACTCAGACGACACCCGGAGCGTCAACAATGTGCTGCTGCTCACCATCATAAACCCCATCTATCCTATCACCACG GATGTGCTCTACACCATTTGTAACAACTGTGGTCCCGTACAGAGGATCGTCATCTTCAGAAAGAATGGCGTTCAGGCCATGGTCGA ATTTGATTCGGTCCAAAGTGCCCAGAGGGCCAAAGCCTCTCTGAATGGGGCAGACATCTATTCTGGCTGCTGCACTCTAAAGATTGAATATGCCAAG CCAGCACGCCTTAATGTCTTCAAGAACGACCAGGACACGTGGGACTATACAAACCCCAACCTCAGTGGCCAAG GAGGTTATCATAGCTACAATGAGGACAGCTATggtccccctcctccccaccgcATGGGGCCAGGCATAGGTGGGCGTGGTCGCGGTAGCCAGCGCTATGGCCCTGGTTATggaccaccacctcctgagtACGGTCCTCACGCTGACTCCCCGGTTCTTATGGTATATGGCCTTGAGCCCTCTAAGATCAACGCTGACAAAGTCTTTAACATCTTCTGCCTCTACGGCAACGTAGAGAGG ATTAAATTCATGAAGAGTAAGCCTGGAGCAGCAATGGTGGAGATGGGAGACTGTTACTCTGTGGATAGGGCCATCACTCACCTCAACAATAACTTCCTTTTCGGACAGAAACTCAATGTTTG TGTGTCCAAGCAGCAGGCTATTGTGCCAGGACAGTGCTACCAGCTAGAGGACAACACCAGCAGCTTCAAAGATTTCCACGGATCTCGCAACAACCGCTTCACCTCCCCAGAGCAGGCGGCCAAGAACCGAATCCAGCACCCCAGCAACGTCCTGCACTTCTTTAACGCACAGCCCGACATCTCCGTAGAGATATTCAACCAG GTCTGCGATGAACTGGGAATTAAGAGTCCCGCAAGTGTGAAACTTTTCACTGGAAAGA TCGTCTTGTGTGGCACAACAGGTGAGCGAAGTTCATCTGGCCTTCTGGAGTGGGAATCCATCAATGATGCCATGGAAGCCCTAGCTATGATGAACCATTTCCAGATGAAAAACCCCA GTGGGCCTTACCCTTACACATTGAAGCTGTGTTTCTCAACCACACACCACGCCAACTAA